A single Halarcobacter anaerophilus DNA region contains:
- a CDS encoding thioredoxin family protein — translation MKQINSLEQINSLIDTREPVLVYFSGENCSVCKALKPKIEKEVLKNFPKFELREIKVDLYKEIASSFSVFSIPTIVIFFDSKEFKRYGRNISVSCFIDEIKRPYKLFTE, via the coding sequence ATGAAACAGATAAATAGTTTAGAGCAAATAAACAGTCTAATAGATACAAGAGAACCTGTACTTGTATATTTTTCGGGAGAAAATTGCTCTGTATGCAAAGCTTTGAAACCCAAAATAGAAAAAGAGGTTTTAAAAAACTTTCCTAAATTTGAGCTTCGGGAAATAAAAGTTGATTTATATAAAGAGATAGCAAGTAGTTTTTCGGTATTTTCTATTCCGACAATAGTAATATTTTTTGATTCAAAAGAGTTTAAAAGGTACGGAAGAAATATCTCCGTATCTTGCTTTATTGATGAGATAAAAAGACCTTATAAGCTATTTACGGAGTAG
- a CDS encoding potassium channel family protein, with amino-acid sequence MKNSVIIYGYTTLGVKIANILDEKGYKVIIVDFEPLALEKAQKEGFITHDSTLLNDNELVELGIGSSIDSLFCVSNSNKNNLFVTLSARNLDKNLKIISTSKTKAESKKLMIAGATKVLNPNELAAFRIYRYMTKPLMLKVLDEILFSKSDLNISEISITKDSKLDGKLLKEITSHKKFNILLIGIMDKERGNNFIFNAKGINHKIDEGDILVVVGKSSDLRNFRNYIIGVANDAV; translated from the coding sequence ATGAAAAATAGTGTAATAATTTACGGATATACGACTTTAGGAGTAAAAATAGCCAATATTTTGGATGAAAAAGGCTATAAAGTGATTATTGTAGATTTTGAACCTTTGGCTTTAGAAAAAGCTCAAAAAGAGGGTTTTATAACCCATGATTCTACACTTCTAAATGACAATGAACTTGTAGAATTGGGAATCGGAAGTTCGATAGATTCACTATTTTGCGTAAGTAACAGCAATAAAAACAATCTTTTCGTAACTTTGTCTGCTAGAAACTTGGATAAAAATTTGAAGATAATTTCCACTTCAAAAACAAAAGCGGAATCAAAAAAACTGATGATAGCAGGAGCTACAAAAGTTTTGAACCCAAATGAACTTGCAGCTTTCAGAATATACAGATATATGACAAAACCTCTGATGTTGAAAGTTTTAGATGAAATTTTATTTAGTAAATCGGATTTGAATATATCGGAAATATCGATTACAAAAGATTCTAAGCTGGACGGAAAACTTTTAAAAGAGATAACAAGTCATAAAAAGTTTAATATTTTGCTTATCGGAATAATGGATAAGGAAAGAGGAAATAATTTTATTTTTAATGCGAAAGGAATAAATCATAAAATTGACGAAGGAGATATTTTGGTTGTTGTAGGTAAAAGTTCTGATTTACGGAATTTTAGAAATTATATTATAGGTGTTGCTAATGATGCAGTTTAA
- a CDS encoding ion transporter, which translates to MENIIVNAFYKLDASAKYSSFKKFTKNILENNQYKYKKYFDFCMIFLVLSTIGILIYEVNHPKLFLLDTYEYFAIVIFLFEWLGRAWVYSDVRKTVIKDYEESLFLAKEYKVSKSLKKAFKEKLDFIFSPMSIIDLLAILPAYRPIRVLRIFLLFRLFKILRYTNSLKEFLNIFIERKFELYTLAILSGVVIFFGSTIMFVYEGPQGVNDKVNHFFDAVYWSLITISTVGYGDIVPITPEGKMVTLVLIINGFLVIAFSTSIVTTALAERMEKIKKNRVENEVKKLEEFVIICTYDILAKNLAKQFIRHKRRVLIVDDNEDRIASAKDDNLLGILSDPTNMDFLKNVGVGDGASTIIALSEDDATNLSIVLGARALDSNIQIITLVNDPEVENKLKLAGADFTINSNQISAFVAGEYIGQPVAFEAVDGILLEEDKYAKVDEIEIVSGMRIIDKDINLINFEDYNLTLIGIINRSNNNEFIFNPINLKYTLKEKDILIVIGFKESLKELRNDFLTKEF; encoded by the coding sequence ATGGAAAATATAATAGTCAATGCTTTTTATAAATTAGATGCATCCGCAAAATATAGCTCTTTTAAAAAGTTTACGAAAAATATATTAGAAAACAATCAATACAAATATAAAAAATATTTTGATTTTTGTATGATTTTTCTAGTTTTAAGTACTATTGGTATATTAATTTATGAAGTTAATCATCCAAAGCTATTTCTTCTTGATACTTATGAATACTTTGCTATTGTTATATTTTTGTTTGAATGGCTGGGAAGAGCTTGGGTATACAGTGATGTCAGGAAAACGGTTATAAAAGATTATGAAGAGAGTCTTTTTCTTGCAAAAGAGTATAAAGTCTCAAAATCTTTAAAAAAAGCATTTAAAGAAAAACTTGATTTTATCTTTTCTCCTATGTCTATAATCGATCTCTTAGCAATCCTTCCTGCATACAGACCTATAAGAGTTTTAAGAATTTTTTTGCTTTTTAGACTTTTTAAAATACTTAGATATACAAACTCTCTAAAAGAGTTTTTAAATATCTTTATCGAAAGAAAATTTGAACTTTATACTTTGGCTATCTTAAGTGGTGTTGTTATCTTTTTCGGTTCAACTATTATGTTCGTATATGAAGGACCGCAAGGCGTAAATGATAAGGTAAATCATTTTTTCGATGCAGTATATTGGTCTTTAATTACAATTTCTACAGTTGGTTACGGTGATATAGTTCCCATTACTCCCGAAGGTAAAATGGTAACTTTAGTTCTTATAATAAACGGTTTTTTGGTTATTGCTTTTAGTACCTCTATTGTTACTACGGCTTTAGCAGAAAGAATGGAAAAAATAAAAAAGAACAGAGTAGAAAACGAAGTTAAAAAACTTGAAGAGTTTGTAATAATCTGCACTTACGATATTTTGGCAAAAAATTTGGCAAAACAGTTTATCAGGCATAAAAGGAGAGTTTTAATAGTAGATGATAACGAAGATAGAATAGCTTCGGCAAAAGATGACAATCTTTTGGGAATATTATCAGATCCTACAAATATGGATTTCTTAAAAAATGTCGGAGTAGGTGACGGTGCTTCAACAATAATAGCACTTAGTGAAGATGATGCAACAAATCTCTCAATAGTTCTTGGAGCAAGAGCTTTGGATAGTAATATTCAGATAATAACGTTGGTAAATGATCCAGAAGTGGAAAATAAACTAAAATTGGCAGGTGCAGATTTTACAATCAACTCAAATCAGATAAGTGCTTTTGTAGCAGGAGAATATATAGGACAACCGGTTGCATTTGAAGCTGTTGACGGAATTTTGCTAGAAGAGGATAAATATGCAAAAGTTGATGAAATAGAGATTGTAAGCGGAATGAGAATAATAGATAAAGATATAAATCTTATAAATTTTGAAGATTATAATCTGACCTTGATAGGTATAATAAATCGTTCAAACAATAATGAATTTATTTTTAATCCTATAAATTTGAAATATACCTTAAAAGAGAAAGATATCTTAATCGTGATAGGGTTTAAAGAGTCTTTAAAAGAGTTAAGAAATGATTTCTTGACAAAAGAGTTTTAG
- a CDS encoding cation:proton antiporter, which translates to MLTIIVTTLFFALMTNIFLKRFNLPTIIGYIFTGTIIAYGFELHDAVNNHTLKEIAEFGVVFLMFTIGLEFSLEHLKKMKNEVFVAGTLQIAVTSIIVFCISYYIFDIPKDISFILSLVISLSSTAIVLKTFNETGEINKRYGQRSLGILIMQDIAVIPILLTIGFMTTSSESIHEVLLEMFIHAIILLVLLFTIGKYLLEPFFKAISKTNSDELFVGTILFLAIGASHLAHLLGFSYSLGAFIAGMLIAETRYKHQAEADLVPFRDLLLGIFFITVGMQLSFEIIFSYIHIILALLAAVMVLKFIIIFLIIRINENKRVSLKTALSLIQIGEFSLALLELAKTGGLVPAPYGQIMIVTIVLSMIATPIILKNLTSIVDFLTKNEETVVEQEDIESSSLKDHTIILGLGEFGRNIADELANSSEPYIAIENNVESFYRSLKSGYNVVFGNATNKDLLRSANLKEAKYVIVAIDNAKKLYQVCDSIQQTVSTDKIIVKVHTKKESDIISDFNISNIFVENMITSKKITNLIIKKEGEE; encoded by the coding sequence ATGCTGACTATTATTGTCACCACTTTGTTTTTTGCACTTATGACAAATATTTTTTTAAAAAGGTTCAATCTTCCTACTATTATAGGTTATATTTTTACGGGAACGATTATTGCTTACGGATTTGAATTACATGATGCGGTAAATAATCATACTTTAAAAGAGATTGCAGAATTCGGCGTTGTTTTTCTTATGTTTACAATAGGCTTGGAGTTCTCTTTAGAGCATCTAAAAAAGATGAAAAACGAGGTTTTCGTAGCAGGAACACTTCAAATAGCAGTCACTTCAATAATCGTATTTTGTATTAGTTATTATATTTTTGATATTCCAAAAGATATTTCATTTATTTTATCTCTTGTTATCTCTTTATCCTCAACGGCAATTGTTCTAAAAACTTTTAATGAAACAGGTGAAATAAATAAAAGATACGGACAAAGAAGTCTGGGAATATTGATTATGCAGGATATTGCTGTTATTCCTATTCTTTTGACTATAGGATTTATGACAACGTCTTCTGAAAGTATTCATGAAGTTTTACTTGAAATGTTTATTCATGCGATTATTTTATTAGTCTTACTTTTTACTATAGGAAAATATCTGCTTGAACCTTTTTTTAAAGCAATTTCAAAAACAAATTCCGATGAACTTTTTGTAGGAACTATTCTGTTTTTAGCAATAGGCGCTTCTCATTTAGCTCATTTACTCGGGTTTTCATACTCTTTAGGTGCTTTTATTGCGGGTATGTTGATTGCAGAAACCAGATATAAACATCAAGCAGAAGCTGATTTGGTTCCTTTTAGAGATTTGCTTTTAGGAATCTTCTTTATAACAGTTGGTATGCAGCTTAGTTTTGAAATTATTTTTTCATATATTCATATAATATTGGCTCTGCTTGCAGCAGTTATGGTTTTAAAATTTATAATTATCTTTTTGATTATTAGAATAAATGAAAACAAAAGAGTCAGTCTTAAAACTGCACTTAGTTTGATTCAAATAGGTGAATTTTCTTTAGCTTTGCTTGAGCTGGCAAAAACAGGAGGACTTGTACCTGCCCCTTATGGACAAATTATGATTGTAACGATAGTTTTAAGTATGATTGCAACTCCTATAATACTTAAAAATTTGACTTCCATTGTGGATTTTCTTACAAAAAATGAAGAGACCGTAGTAGAACAAGAAGATATCGAGTCAAGCAGTTTAAAAGATCACACTATTATTTTGGGCTTAGGTGAATTTGGAAGAAATATTGCAGATGAATTGGCAAACAGTTCAGAACCTTATATAGCTATTGAAAACAACGTAGAGAGCTTTTACCGCTCTTTAAAAAGCGGTTATAACGTAGTTTTTGGAAATGCCACAAATAAAGATTTACTAAGAAGTGCTAATTTAAAAGAGGCAAAATATGTAATCGTAGCTATTGACAATGCAAAAAAATTATATCAAGTATGTGACAGTATTCAACAGACAGTCTCAACAGATAAAATAATCGTAAAAGTGCATACAAAAAAAGAGAGTGATATTATAAGTGATTTTAATATCTCAAATATTTTTGTAGAAAATATGATTACCAGTAAAAAAATTACAAATCTAATCATAAAAAAAGAGGGTGAAGAATAA
- a CDS encoding DUF1538 family protein, with amino-acid sequence MMQFNFFLKLLRESFRDLVPIVIVILFFQLAIIQAVPEGWVSTAVGLCIVGFGLAVFLQGLEIGIFPVGEGLAREFARNGSMKWVLIFGFLIGFGTTIAEPALVVIADKAASISSGRIDANILRLVVAGSVGFAILLGVYRIYKGHAIHYYIIAGYILVVGVTFFAPKEIIGLAYDLGGVTTSTVTVPLVAALGIGLASSIKGRNPVIDGFGLIAFASLTPMIFVQIYGIAVYNLVEAKDVASVVINAKVSVPTDTTIFSVFKGIASVVKDVAPILLIILFFQYGVLKKRIDNIKTVFLGFFLVVIGLYAFILGLEMGLFSLGETMAFQLTKSESMNMVYAFAFAIGFSTTMAEPALMAIAKKAKEISDGKINDFALRIFVAFGVAIGIALGAFRIVDGGHIHYYIIFGYIIVIILTSIAPKYIIPVAYDSGGVTTSTVTVPLVAALGIGLATNIEGRSPLIDGFGLIAFASLFPMITVMLYGIITEKLGVKSDTEIEAANILRDALVDAENMDLATVNIDGSDRRHSLPMDFSAVVIIVPNEKKVDAIQAANKAGAPGVTVLRADGIGLGQMDNYYRSSFEANDVLLLFLLPQSLVNPVIKSIIHTLHLTTTGKGIAFAFPLSHMKGISLSRHDIFINRKDHKNPENDTETLIKKEEEKLTSKIEEPVLNETDK; translated from the coding sequence ATGATGCAGTTTAACTTTTTTTTAAAGCTCTTAAGAGAGTCTTTTAGAGATTTGGTACCTATTGTAATAGTTATTCTGTTTTTTCAATTGGCAATTATCCAAGCAGTGCCTGAAGGCTGGGTTTCAACTGCTGTTGGATTATGTATAGTAGGTTTTGGTTTAGCTGTTTTTTTACAAGGACTTGAGATAGGAATTTTCCCTGTGGGAGAAGGTCTGGCAAGGGAGTTTGCAAGAAACGGCTCTATGAAATGGGTCTTGATTTTCGGTTTTTTAATAGGTTTCGGTACAACAATAGCGGAACCTGCACTTGTGGTAATTGCAGATAAGGCAGCTTCTATTTCAAGCGGAAGAATCGATGCCAATATTTTAAGACTTGTTGTGGCAGGTTCTGTAGGATTTGCCATTTTATTAGGAGTTTATAGAATTTACAAAGGTCATGCAATCCATTATTATATTATAGCTGGATATATTTTGGTTGTAGGCGTTACTTTTTTTGCTCCAAAAGAGATAATAGGTCTTGCATATGATTTAGGTGGAGTTACGACTTCTACTGTTACTGTTCCTCTTGTTGCAGCACTCGGAATAGGTCTAGCTTCTTCAATAAAAGGAAGAAATCCCGTTATTGACGGCTTTGGACTTATAGCTTTTGCTTCTTTAACCCCTATGATTTTTGTGCAGATTTACGGAATTGCCGTTTATAATCTTGTTGAAGCCAAAGATGTTGCCTCTGTAGTAATTAATGCAAAGGTCTCTGTACCTACAGATACTACGATTTTCTCTGTTTTTAAGGGAATAGCTTCAGTTGTAAAAGATGTTGCTCCAATACTGCTTATTATTCTATTTTTTCAATACGGTGTTTTAAAGAAAAGAATAGACAATATTAAAACCGTATTCTTAGGTTTCTTTTTAGTAGTAATAGGACTTTATGCTTTTATTTTAGGTTTGGAAATGGGATTATTCAGCCTTGGTGAAACTATGGCTTTCCAACTTACCAAATCAGAATCTATGAATATGGTTTATGCTTTTGCTTTTGCAATCGGTTTTTCTACAACAATGGCAGAACCAGCGCTTATGGCTATTGCAAAAAAAGCAAAAGAGATTAGTGACGGAAAAATAAATGATTTTGCCCTTAGAATATTTGTTGCTTTCGGTGTAGCTATAGGAATTGCTTTAGGAGCATTTAGAATAGTTGACGGCGGACATATTCACTACTATATTATATTTGGGTATATTATTGTTATTATATTAACTTCAATTGCTCCTAAATATATTATTCCAGTTGCTTATGACAGCGGCGGAGTTACTACTTCAACGGTAACTGTTCCTCTTGTTGCCGCACTTGGAATAGGACTTGCTACGAATATTGAAGGAAGAAGTCCTTTAATCGACGGATTCGGGCTTATAGCTTTTGCTTCTCTTTTTCCTATGATTACGGTTATGCTTTATGGAATCATTACAGAAAAACTAGGAGTTAAATCAGATACCGAAATTGAAGCGGCTAATATTTTAAGGGATGCTTTAGTTGATGCCGAAAATATGGATTTAGCAACGGTAAATATTGACGGAAGCGACAGAAGACACTCTTTACCGATGGATTTTTCCGCTGTTGTTATTATTGTTCCAAATGAGAAAAAAGTGGATGCTATTCAAGCTGCAAATAAAGCAGGAGCCCCTGGTGTTACTGTTTTAAGAGCAGACGGAATAGGGCTTGGGCAGATGGATAATTATTATAGAAGTTCTTTTGAGGCAAATGACGTGTTACTACTCTTTTTACTTCCTCAAAGTTTGGTTAATCCCGTTATTAAATCTATTATTCACACTTTACACCTAACTACAACGGGAAAAGGTATAGCTTTTGCTTTTCCTTTGAGTCATATGAAAGGAATAAGTCTAAGCAGACATGATATTTTTATAAATAGAAAAGATCATAAAAATCCTGAAAATGACACGGAAACCTTGATAAAAAAAGAGGAAGAAAAACTAACATCAAAAATAGAAGAGCCGGTATTAAATGAAACAGATAAATAG
- a CDS encoding heme-binding domain-containing protein → MKKTIFIIAVVFIAMQFIQIDKTNEKTDKNLEIKAPENIMTMLKTSCYDCHSNEVKWPWYSNIAPFSWMINRHVKDGRKALNFSTWENYTKEEKNKKLKEIFRTAYAAMPLNSYKWIHKDAELTRSQRTMIREWTGVKK, encoded by the coding sequence ATGAAAAAAACGATTTTTATTATAGCAGTTGTTTTTATAGCTATGCAGTTTATACAAATTGATAAAACAAATGAAAAAACAGATAAAAACTTGGAAATAAAAGCACCTGAAAATATAATGACGATGTTAAAGACTTCATGTTATGATTGCCATTCAAACGAGGTAAAATGGCCGTGGTATTCAAATATTGCACCTTTTTCCTGGATGATAAACAGACATGTAAAAGATGGAAGAAAAGCATTGAATTTTTCTACTTGGGAAAATTATACAAAAGAAGAAAAAAACAAAAAACTAAAAGAGATATTTAGAACGGCATATGCGGCAATGCCTTTAAACAGCTATAAATGGATTCATAAAGATGCCGAATTAACAAGAAGCCAAAGAACTATGATTAGAGAATGGACGGGAGTTAAAAAATAG
- a CDS encoding flagellin N-terminal helical domain-containing protein, with protein MLLNNSFLTLNNSTLNQKKLSQSLNKLSTSLEINKASDDASGLAIADKLRTQASGIKQGIENANSAIAMMNIADKSMDELSNILDNIKAKAIQMNTDTTSEEGRIIIKTEILKLIEAYDNIVCSTNYNTTPLLNGCASPFDFQVGEDSFNIVSVDINSVASKNMGLEDPNKLNNFITGFDSNPTVIPPETIGSSEDGIILSNDLDDRVSYSSNPAGNYMITIPSGTKNLTIHLDDHGANDTIQVFTKDGVHAAGTVSTDSSWSSGYSPEDIISLNSDKFNSGASYVNDLTRYTLNSPKDALGDTTVEYVDKEGETQTKVLNVNDEMIVISEVTEDLIIFINGNGSYDVGAEWKGTSEGTNTSEEDETCSCENLNLVRNDTNPDLKIQSQILMDVINSSLTQLNSQRANVGSGTNQLESSVRNSLTNYTNIKNAESIIRDVDYAKESANFNKLNIINQAGSFVQAQQNETMKRVLDLLK; from the coding sequence ATGTTACTAAATAATTCTTTTTTAACTCTTAATAATAGTACATTAAACCAAAAAAAATTATCCCAATCTTTAAATAAATTATCTACTTCCCTTGAAATAAATAAAGCCAGTGATGATGCTTCAGGACTTGCGATTGCAGATAAACTAAGAACCCAAGCAAGTGGTATTAAACAAGGAATTGAAAATGCAAACAGTGCAATAGCAATGATGAATATTGCTGATAAAAGTATGGATGAACTTAGTAATATTTTAGATAATATAAAAGCAAAAGCAATACAAATGAATACTGATACCACCTCTGAAGAAGGCAGAATTATAATTAAAACAGAAATCTTAAAATTAATTGAGGCTTATGATAATATTGTTTGCAGTACAAATTATAATACAACACCTTTATTGAATGGTTGTGCGAGTCCATTTGATTTTCAAGTAGGAGAGGACTCATTTAATATTGTAAGTGTAGATATAAATTCTGTTGCTTCAAAAAATATGGGTTTAGAAGACCCGAATAAATTAAATAATTTCATTACAGGATTTGATTCTAATCCCACTGTTATCCCTCCTGAGACAATTGGTTCTTCTGAAGATGGGATTATTTTATCAAATGATCTTGATGACAGAGTATCATATAGTTCAAATCCAGCAGGAAATTATATGATTACAATTCCCTCTGGAACTAAGAATTTGACTATTCATTTGGATGACCATGGCGCAAATGATACAATTCAAGTTTTTACAAAAGATGGAGTTCATGCAGCTGGTACAGTAAGTACAGATTCTAGTTGGAGTTCTGGATATAGCCCTGAAGATATAATATCTTTAAATTCAGATAAATTTAATTCAGGTGCTTCATATGTAAATGATTTAACTAGATATACTTTAAATTCTCCAAAAGATGCTTTGGGAGATACTACAGTAGAATATGTTGATAAAGAAGGTGAAACTCAAACAAAAGTATTAAATGTAAATGATGAAATGATAGTTATATCCGAAGTTACAGAAGATTTGATCATTTTTATAAATGGTAACGGTTCTTATGATGTCGGTGCTGAATGGAAGGGTACATCAGAAGGAACGAATACTTCAGAAGAAGATGAAACTTGCAGCTGTGAAAATTTAAATTTAGTTAGAAATGATACTAATCCAGATTTAAAGATTCAATCCCAAATATTGATGGACGTTATAAACTCATCTCTAACTCAATTAAACTCACAAAGGGCAAATGTCGGTTCAGGAACAAACCAATTAGAATCTTCAGTAAGAAATTCTTTAACAAACTATACAAATATAAAAAATGCCGAAAGTATAATAAGAGATGTCGATTATGCAAAAGAGAGTGCGAATTTCAATAAGTTAAATATAATAAATCAAGCAGGTTCTTTTGTTCAAGCCCAACAAAATGAAACTATGAAAAGAGTATTAGATTTACTAAAGTAA
- a CDS encoding 2-isopropylmalate synthase has translation MDKNKIYVFDTTLRDGEQSPGCSMNTEEKIRVALQLEKLGVDIIEAGFAAASPGDFDAVSRIAEVVKNSSICSLSRAIENDIKQAGLAVQNAPKHRIHTFIATSPIHMKYKLKMSEDEVIKRAVRAVEYAKTFVDDVEFSLEDAGRSEIPFMKEVMDAVISAGATTINLPDTVGYRLPSELGAMVKELSDFAGDRAIISVHNHNDLGLATANTLASVVNGARQIEVTINGLGERAGNSALEEAVMAIKTRGDAFGGLYTDINTPEIYPTSRLVATITGVEPQQNKAIVGKNAFSHESGIHQDGVLKHQETYEIMKPEDVGVFKDSTLILGKHSGRAAFRDKIKQLGFDKVSDEELNATFEKFKVLADKKKDITDDDVRMLITDEALNSDKTYDLLGLQISDCSNGMPMAAVTIKYKDEIIQDANIGDGTMDAIFKTIDRLTGYDGQLKDYKVLSVTEGKDALAKVTARVSFDEASPEFVGHGLSIDTMMATAKAYLGAVNSYLSQKERLSKKTEHQV, from the coding sequence ATGGATAAGAATAAAATTTACGTATTTGATACTACATTAAGAGATGGAGAACAATCTCCTGGTTGTTCTATGAATACAGAAGAGAAAATAAGAGTTGCATTACAATTAGAAAAATTGGGTGTGGATATTATAGAAGCAGGATTTGCAGCAGCAAGTCCCGGAGATTTTGATGCTGTAAGCAGAATAGCGGAAGTTGTTAAAAACTCTTCAATCTGTTCTTTAAGCAGAGCTATTGAAAATGATATCAAACAAGCAGGACTTGCGGTTCAAAATGCACCGAAACACAGAATCCACACTTTTATTGCTACTTCACCGATACATATGAAATATAAATTAAAAATGAGTGAAGATGAGGTTATCAAAAGAGCCGTAAGAGCAGTAGAGTATGCAAAAACTTTTGTTGATGATGTTGAGTTCTCATTGGAAGATGCGGGAAGATCTGAAATCCCTTTTATGAAAGAGGTTATGGATGCTGTTATAAGTGCGGGAGCTACAACTATCAACTTACCTGATACAGTTGGATATAGATTACCCAGCGAATTAGGTGCTATGGTAAAAGAGTTAAGTGATTTCGCAGGTGACAGAGCTATAATTTCAGTACACAATCACAATGATTTGGGTTTGGCTACTGCAAATACTTTAGCTTCGGTTGTAAACGGAGCGAGACAAATTGAAGTAACAATCAACGGTTTAGGTGAAAGAGCAGGAAACTCAGCTTTAGAAGAAGCTGTAATGGCAATAAAAACTAGAGGTGATGCTTTCGGCGGATTGTATACTGATATTAATACTCCTGAAATCTATCCTACTTCAAGATTAGTTGCAACAATAACAGGTGTTGAACCGCAACAAAACAAAGCAATAGTCGGTAAAAATGCATTTTCACATGAAAGTGGAATCCACCAAGACGGTGTTTTAAAACATCAAGAGACATATGAAATTATGAAACCTGAAGATGTGGGAGTATTCAAAGATTCTACATTGATTTTAGGAAAACACTCGGGAAGAGCTGCCTTTAGAGACAAAATCAAACAGTTAGGATTTGATAAAGTAAGTGATGAAGAGTTAAACGCAACCTTTGAAAAATTTAAAGTTTTAGCCGATAAGAAAAAAGATATAACAGATGATGATGTTAGAATGTTAATTACGGATGAAGCATTAAATTCAGATAAAACTTACGATTTATTGGGCTTACAAATCTCTGATTGTTCAAACGGTATGCCAATGGCAGCAGTTACAATCAAATATAAAGATGAGATTATACAAGATGCAAATATCGGTGACGGTACTATGGATGCAATCTTTAAAACAATCGACAGACTTACAGGTTATGACGGTCAATTAAAAGATTATAAAGTTTTATCCGTAACTGAAGGAAAAGATGCTTTGGCAAAAGTTACAGCTAGAGTCTCTTTTGATGAAGCTTCACCTGAGTTTGTAGGTCACGGCTTAAGTATTGATACTATGATGGCAACTGCAAAGGCTTATTTAGGAGCCGTTAACTCTTATCTTTCTCAAAAAGAGAGATTGTCTAAAAAAACAGAACACCAAGTATAA